From the genome of Terriglobales bacterium, one region includes:
- a CDS encoding S-methyl-5'-thioadenosine phosphorylase yields the protein MQRAEIGIIGGSGLYAMPGLSDVHEERLETPFGTPSDAYVLGTLEGRRVAFLARHGRGHRIMPTELNFRANIYGMKQLGVERIISVSAVGSLKEEHKPMDFVIPDQFVDRTRQRISTFFGEGLVAHVALADPICAEVAKSAASACKKAGVTGKSGGTYICIEGPQFSTRAESNLYRSWGMDVIGMTNLQEAKLAREAEICYATVAMVTDYDCWHPEHDAVTVETVISYLNKNAENACKVVKYTVANIPKTRGCKCGSALEYAILTDRSKIPAEVRRKLSLLLDKYLKTQEARA from the coding sequence TTGCAAAGAGCTGAAATAGGAATCATCGGAGGGAGTGGACTGTATGCGATGCCTGGCCTCTCCGATGTCCATGAAGAAAGACTGGAAACCCCTTTCGGAACGCCATCGGACGCATACGTACTCGGTACACTCGAAGGTCGTAGAGTAGCCTTTCTCGCGCGCCACGGACGCGGCCATCGCATCATGCCTACTGAGTTGAACTTTCGTGCAAATATCTACGGCATGAAACAGCTCGGAGTAGAGCGAATTATTTCGGTCTCCGCTGTCGGCTCGCTCAAAGAAGAACATAAGCCGATGGATTTCGTGATCCCGGATCAGTTTGTGGATCGTACGCGACAACGTATATCGACATTCTTCGGCGAAGGACTGGTTGCGCACGTGGCGCTTGCTGATCCGATCTGCGCGGAAGTTGCGAAGAGTGCTGCGAGTGCATGCAAAAAGGCAGGTGTGACCGGCAAGAGTGGTGGAACCTATATCTGCATCGAGGGGCCACAGTTTTCGACGCGCGCCGAATCGAATCTTTACCGAAGTTGGGGAATGGACGTGATTGGTATGACGAATCTTCAGGAAGCCAAGCTCGCCCGCGAAGCAGAGATCTGTTACGCCACAGTGGCAATGGTCACAGATTATGACTGCTGGCATCCTGAACACGACGCGGTGACAGTCGAGACAGTGATCTCCTATCTGAATAAGAATGCTGAAAATGCGTGCAAGGTCGTGAAATACACGGTGGCGAATATCCCGAAAACACGCGGCTGCAAATGCGGGTCGGCTCTCGAATACGCGATCCTGACGGACAGGTCGAAAATTCCTGCAGAAGTCCGTCGCAAGCTGAGCCTGCTGCTCGACAAGTATTTGAAGACGCAGGAGGCGAGAGCCTGA
- a CDS encoding PfkB family carbohydrate kinase, giving the protein MSIVVVGSVAYDGIKSPSGSVDRCLGGAATYFSLAASYFTQVRIVAVVGEDFSKQDEDILRSRKVDTRGIEHTEGKSFFWRGEYGENLNEAKTLETQLNVFQSFNPQVPAEYLDSDYLFLANIDPVLQGNVRRQMDGRVKLVGGDTMNYWITDPNHRKNLLETLKGVDVLLINDTEAKLLAAETSVPRAVQKVLRMGPRALVIKHGEYGATVFFKEGEFGGGRHPFRAPALPMEEVRDPTGAGDSFAGGFMGYVASQKRLDRETFKRAMFYGGVMGSFAVERFGTERLQSLTREEIDARYQVFRELTHIG; this is encoded by the coding sequence ATGTCGATTGTCGTTGTTGGATCGGTAGCGTATGACGGCATCAAAAGCCCCTCTGGTTCGGTAGATCGGTGTCTTGGAGGCGCCGCTACATACTTTTCGCTGGCAGCGAGCTACTTCACGCAAGTGCGGATAGTCGCCGTAGTGGGAGAAGACTTCAGCAAACAAGACGAAGACATATTGCGTTCGCGCAAAGTCGATACACGCGGTATCGAGCATACGGAAGGCAAGAGTTTCTTTTGGCGCGGCGAGTACGGAGAGAACCTCAACGAAGCCAAAACCCTGGAGACGCAGTTAAACGTTTTCCAAAGCTTCAACCCGCAAGTTCCAGCCGAGTATCTTGATTCTGACTATCTCTTTCTTGCCAACATCGATCCTGTTCTACAGGGCAATGTTCGTCGCCAAATGGACGGACGGGTGAAGCTTGTCGGTGGCGACACGATGAATTACTGGATCACCGATCCCAATCATCGCAAGAATTTGCTCGAGACATTGAAGGGCGTTGATGTTTTGTTGATTAACGATACCGAAGCAAAGCTCCTCGCAGCAGAGACGAGCGTTCCTCGCGCCGTACAGAAAGTGCTGCGGATGGGCCCGCGTGCCTTGGTGATCAAGCATGGTGAATATGGCGCCACAGTGTTTTTCAAGGAAGGCGAATTCGGAGGTGGACGTCATCCTTTTCGCGCGCCGGCGCTGCCGATGGAAGAAGTTCGCGACCCCACGGGTGCCGGTGACTCCTTTGCCGGGGGATTCATGGGATATGTGGCCTCGCAGAAAAGGCTGGACCGCGAGACCTTCAAGCGTGCAATGTTCTACGGCGGCGTAATGGGATCTTTCGCTGTCGAGCGGTTCGGCACAGAACGCCTGCAG
- a CDS encoding DUF1844 domain-containing protein, with translation MAEKKPDFVVSDRRKFTDEGELRTDVREEANAPPPSSVQTGTIESDHPPEPPSRAEQEAQHKEYRASGKKLDDMLAAGGHGKAEDFEMTFERLVQSLYVSALFQLGVMHPEGEAPRPDVVAARQTIDTLGVLKEKTKGNLTPAEENVLQNVLFELRMAFLEITNAITRAPGPAANKPVAK, from the coding sequence ATGGCAGAAAAGAAACCGGATTTTGTAGTTAGTGATCGCCGCAAGTTTACGGATGAGGGCGAACTTCGTACTGATGTTCGCGAAGAGGCCAACGCCCCACCACCCTCGTCGGTGCAGACAGGAACCATCGAGAGCGATCATCCGCCTGAGCCACCTTCGCGCGCAGAGCAAGAAGCGCAGCACAAGGAGTATCGCGCCTCAGGCAAAAAGCTCGACGATATGCTCGCGGCCGGCGGTCACGGCAAAGCAGAAGATTTTGAGATGACTTTCGAGCGCCTCGTACAGTCGCTGTACGTGAGTGCACTCTTCCAACTCGGCGTGATGCACCCCGAAGGCGAGGCCCCGCGGCCGGATGTTGTAGCCGCCCGGCAGACGATCGACACGCTCGGAGTATTAAAGGAGAAGACGAAGGGCAATCTCACCCCTGCGGAGGAGAATGTCCTGCAGAACGTCCTCTTCGAGCTGCGCATGGCGTTCCTGGAGATCACTAACGCAATTACGCGCGCTCCGGGTCCTGCAGCGAACAAACCCGTAGCGAAATGA
- a CDS encoding tetratricopeptide repeat protein, which translates to MADSSELRQRAGEYFRRAYEHQQKGEYEEAIELYSNSIEAFPTAEAYTFRGWAHSFQSNYRQAIADCRQAIKIDPDFGNPYNDIGAYLIEQGQWDAAIPWFQKALAAARYESYCFPHFNLGRVYEQKREWGKAREHYLRALQLNGQYVLAYRALRRLQAMWN; encoded by the coding sequence ATGGCGGATAGCAGCGAACTTCGGCAACGAGCCGGCGAGTACTTCCGCCGAGCTTATGAGCACCAGCAAAAAGGAGAGTATGAGGAGGCCATTGAGCTTTACTCCAACTCGATTGAGGCCTTCCCTACCGCCGAGGCCTACACGTTTCGGGGATGGGCGCACTCATTCCAATCCAACTATCGGCAGGCGATAGCGGATTGCCGGCAAGCGATCAAGATCGACCCTGACTTCGGCAACCCGTATAACGACATCGGCGCATATCTGATCGAGCAAGGCCAATGGGATGCGGCCATTCCCTGGTTCCAAAAAGCTCTTGCTGCGGCTCGTTACGAATCCTACTGCTTTCCTCATTTCAATCTTGGCCGTGTTTACGAGCAGAAGCGCGAGTGGGGTAAAGCTCGAGAGCACTATCTCCGCGCTCTGCAGTTGAACGGGCAGTACGTTCTGGCATACCGCGCCCTGAGAAGACTCCAGGCGATGTGGAATTAG
- a CDS encoding 3-isopropylmalate dehydrogenase — protein MFSIVNQTPTKRIAVVPGDGIGKEVIAQAVSVVKASKARIEFVEFDWSADRYLRDGTTIPADGFAMLSRDFDAIFVGALGDPRVPSNIHAKDILLGMRFKMDLYANVRPVKCLDDSLCPLKNASAAQIDFVVVRENTEGPYVDVGGVFKQGTPDEVAVQEDVNTRKGVERVIRYAFDYARRNGRKKVLMADKSNVMTYGHGLWQRVFKEVSAEYRDIQSSHMYVDALCMHMVRDPSQFDVIVTNNMFGDIITDLAAALQGGLGMAASGNIHPGKTSMFEPVHGSAPPFAGKNIANPMGAILTAAMMLDHLGFAPEARKINDAVLAAVRQKKTTKDVGGTLGTRECGDWIAEKVAG, from the coding sequence ATGTTTTCTATCGTGAACCAAACACCAACCAAGCGCATCGCCGTGGTTCCTGGTGACGGCATCGGCAAGGAAGTCATTGCGCAGGCCGTGAGTGTGGTTAAGGCGAGCAAAGCCAGGATTGAATTTGTCGAGTTCGACTGGTCTGCCGATCGCTACCTAAGAGACGGGACAACGATTCCCGCGGATGGCTTTGCCATGCTATCCCGCGACTTCGACGCGATCTTCGTTGGCGCATTGGGAGATCCGCGCGTGCCTTCCAACATTCACGCCAAGGACATCCTTCTGGGCATGCGTTTCAAAATGGACCTGTACGCGAACGTTCGGCCCGTTAAGTGCCTGGACGATTCCCTCTGCCCGCTAAAGAACGCATCCGCAGCACAGATCGATTTCGTGGTCGTGCGCGAGAACACCGAAGGTCCTTACGTAGATGTTGGCGGGGTCTTTAAGCAGGGAACTCCAGATGAAGTTGCAGTCCAGGAAGACGTGAATACGCGCAAGGGTGTGGAACGTGTGATTCGCTATGCCTTCGACTACGCGCGCAGAAACGGCCGCAAGAAAGTTCTGATGGCGGACAAGTCAAATGTGATGACTTACGGGCATGGCCTCTGGCAACGAGTGTTCAAGGAAGTCTCCGCGGAATACCGCGATATACAGTCGTCTCACATGTACGTGGATGCGCTCTGCATGCACATGGTTCGGGATCCCAGCCAATTCGATGTCATCGTAACCAACAACATGTTTGGCGACATCATCACAGATCTTGCGGCGGCGCTGCAGGGAGGCCTTGGCATGGCGGCCAGCGGGAACATTCATCCCGGTAAGACATCGATGTTTGAGCCCGTGCATGGGTCTGCACCACCTTTCGCCGGGAAGAACATCGCGAATCCGATGGGCGCGATTCTAACGGCAGCGATGATGCTCGATCATCTGGGATTTGCGCCTGAAGCCAGGAAAATTAATGATGCCGTGCTCGCGGCCGTGCGCCAGAAGAAAACTACCAAGGATGTCGGCGGAACACTCGGAACACGCGAGTGTGGAGACTGGATCGCCGAAAAAGTAGCCGGCTAA